The genomic stretch TGCATGTGACATAAACCTCATGACAACTTTGGCTTTTTTTAGTGtaacttaaatatttaaattgaaagatttcaacacaaaaaaaaaaattacataataataataaaagatttatatcaaaaatattttttatgaaaaactattaAAAATAGCTTTAGATTTCAATAATTTTAGTAAAACtttgatgttacataaacataacaaaaaaaggattaaacctaaaatatttttatgataaattatttaaattataacaaaacaatctcatttatttttaaaaaagtatctataaataataaaaatcatttaaaaaaaatctgtAACAAGCAACCTAAATTATAGGAATCAATCAATTTTTAAGTTAAGCCTTCCATCATAATAGTACTTGTACATAGACATTAATTTAATTTTGCAGCGCGCCAACAACATAATAAATACTAATCTATCATCATAGTTGCAAAATCCTCGGCGGGTCCTTTATGAAGCACGCTAGAAACCTAATTAACGATCGTTTAGCCTTATGATCATGATATCCCCAACACCAAACTGTTACCAAACTCACGCTTATAATCAATGATCTCTTATCCCATAACTTTAAAAACAAAAGCAACACAAATTTTTCTTAGCTCCCAACATTAATAATGAGGCTAATAATGTCTCTTATGGTTTTGTGTGTTTTGGTTGCAAGAGGAAATACAATTACAACCAAAGATATTTTCATATTGGCTGGACAGAGCAACATGGCCGGTCGAGGAGGTGTTTTTAATGGAAAATGGGACGGTGATGTTCCAGTTGAGTGTAAGCCAAGTCCATCAGTTTTGAGATTAAGTGCAAATCTTAAATGGGAAGAAGCCCGCGAGCCGCTTCATGAAGATATCGATGTGGAGAAGACTTGCGGTGTTGGGCCTGGGCTTGCATTTGCAAACGAGGTAGTTCGAATGCATGGTGGTGGtggcggtggtggtggtggatgtGTGGTGGGGCTTGTTCCTTGTGCGGTTGGTGGGACGAGAATTGAAGAGTGGAGAAAGGGTGCTCCGTTGTATAATCAATTGGTGAATCGAAGTATTGAATCGGTTAGGGATGGTGGTGGTGTAATCAGAGCACTTGTTTGGTATCAAGGTGAAAGTGATACTGTAAGAGAAGAAGATGCTGAGAAGTATAAGAGTAGAAttgagaattttgtgaaagaTTTTCGGTCTGATCT from Vicia villosa cultivar HV-30 ecotype Madison, WI linkage group LG4, Vvil1.0, whole genome shotgun sequence encodes the following:
- the LOC131594143 gene encoding probable carbohydrate esterase At4g34215 — encoded protein: MRLIMSLMVLCVLVARGNTITTKDIFILAGQSNMAGRGGVFNGKWDGDVPVECKPSPSVLRLSANLKWEEAREPLHEDIDVEKTCGVGPGLAFANEVVRMHGGGGGGGGGCVVGLVPCAVGGTRIEEWRKGAPLYNQLVNRSIESVRDGGGVIRALVWYQGESDTVREEDAEKYKSRIENFVKDFRSDLQLPTLLIIQVALASGEGTFINKVRHAQFHIKLPNVISVDAKGLRLKADNLHLTTIAEVHLGIRLARAYLASVNHHFNYTQVNYTQVS